A region of Pontiella agarivorans DNA encodes the following proteins:
- the larC gene encoding nickel pincer cofactor biosynthesis protein LarC codes for MSRTLHFESIGGASGDMILGALVSLGVSVDELNEELKSLKVDPFEIVVDEIVEQGMSGVRGEVVLHEHHHHHHDHDHDHHHGHDHDHHHGRHLSTIKKLIEASALPDPVKSQALDVFQKIGEAEAAIHGVDIEKIHFHEVGAMDSIVDIVGSCLALEKLGVDEVSIRNLPQGHGTIECAHGTYPNPAPATLRILEGFPVQDVDEPFELVTPTGAALMASWRTAEVPVIGSRAVKTAYSFGHRQLNGRPNLLRATLYESAEDQTADEVLVLECNLDDTTPELVGCLFNQLLEAGALDVFTAPVQMKKQRSGILLTVLCLPADRDRMLDLIFAESTTFGIRERLEKRTVLERSFQTLETPFGDVRVKIGKRGGKVITASPEIEDCRRLARENKVAVREVYDAAKKEI; via the coding sequence ATGAGCAGAACTTTACATTTTGAAAGTATTGGCGGGGCGAGCGGGGATATGATTCTCGGGGCGCTGGTGAGTTTGGGTGTTTCGGTGGACGAGCTGAATGAAGAGCTGAAATCGCTGAAGGTGGATCCGTTCGAGATTGTGGTCGATGAAATCGTCGAGCAGGGCATGAGCGGGGTGCGCGGGGAGGTCGTTTTGCACGAGCACCATCATCACCATCATGACCACGACCATGATCACCACCACGGGCATGACCACGACCATCATCACGGGCGCCACCTGAGCACGATTAAAAAACTGATCGAAGCAAGCGCGCTTCCAGACCCTGTAAAATCCCAGGCTTTGGATGTTTTTCAGAAAATCGGTGAAGCGGAAGCGGCGATTCACGGCGTCGATATTGAAAAGATCCATTTTCATGAAGTCGGGGCGATGGATTCGATCGTCGATATTGTCGGAAGCTGTCTGGCCCTTGAAAAGCTGGGCGTGGATGAAGTTTCCATCCGGAATCTCCCGCAGGGGCACGGGACCATTGAATGTGCACATGGAACGTATCCCAATCCGGCCCCGGCGACGCTCCGGATTCTGGAAGGTTTCCCGGTACAGGATGTGGATGAGCCGTTTGAACTGGTGACGCCGACCGGGGCCGCGCTGATGGCCAGTTGGCGTACGGCGGAAGTTCCAGTGATTGGAAGCCGGGCGGTTAAAACGGCCTACAGTTTCGGACATCGGCAACTGAACGGTCGGCCGAACCTATTGAGGGCGACGCTCTATGAATCAGCCGAGGATCAGACGGCTGACGAAGTGCTGGTGCTGGAGTGTAATCTGGATGATACGACGCCGGAATTGGTGGGTTGCCTGTTCAATCAATTGCTCGAAGCCGGTGCATTGGATGTGTTCACGGCGCCGGTTCAAATGAAAAAACAACGCTCCGGAATTTTACTCACAGTTCTATGTTTGCCGGCTGACCGCGATCGCATGCTGGATCTGATTTTTGCAGAATCAACCACGTTCGGCATCCGTGAGCGACTGGAGAAACGGACGGTGCTGGAGCGAAGTTTCCAAACCCTGGAAACACCGTTCGGTGATGTGCGGGTGAAGATCGGGAAACGGGGCGGGAAGGTGATTACAGCCTCGCCGGAAATTGAGGACTGCCGCCGATTGGCCAGAGAAAACAAGGTTGCGGTTCGCGAAGTGTATGACGCCGCTAAAAAGGAAATTTGA
- a CDS encoding ABC transporter ATP-binding protein gives MDCVQGENTPAAEPGLVSIQNVTKKFGMKVALDQVSFEVPAGQLCGLLGPNGAGKTTLFRLLMGILKSSRGKLFVDGRDAFEDRVVVKTLVGFLPDEPVFYSYLSGREILELSASMHGLNPKQTMKRMAPMIDRLNLKDDMRNFAEDYSRGMKKKLGLLLALLHEPRLLILDEPTNGLDVESTHLFYEMMKEESQKGVTVLFSTHLMDQVSKLCTHSIIINKGKVVMQGSLDELRAEFDDSYSLEEIFLTLTAEPAN, from the coding sequence ATGGATTGTGTTCAAGGGGAAAATACACCGGCTGCAGAACCGGGGTTGGTATCAATACAGAACGTCACCAAAAAATTCGGCATGAAGGTGGCTCTCGATCAGGTTTCATTTGAAGTTCCTGCAGGTCAGCTATGCGGACTCCTGGGGCCTAACGGCGCGGGAAAAACCACCCTCTTCCGCCTGCTCATGGGCATCCTTAAATCCTCCCGGGGCAAACTGTTTGTGGATGGACGCGATGCCTTCGAAGATCGCGTGGTAGTCAAGACCCTCGTGGGTTTCCTTCCCGATGAACCGGTCTTCTATTCCTATCTTTCCGGCCGGGAAATTCTGGAATTGAGCGCATCCATGCACGGTTTGAATCCAAAGCAGACCATGAAGCGCATGGCGCCGATGATTGATCGGCTCAACCTCAAAGACGATATGCGGAATTTTGCCGAGGATTATTCACGCGGTATGAAGAAGAAGCTCGGACTGCTGCTGGCCCTGCTTCACGAACCCAGGCTCCTGATTCTTGACGAACCGACCAACGGACTCGATGTGGAATCGACCCACCTCTTCTACGAGATGATGAAAGAGGAATCGCAAAAAGGCGTAACGGTCCTCTTTTCCACCCACCTGATGGATCAGGTTTCCAAACTCTGCACACACAGCATTATCATTAATAAGGGTAAGGTGGTTATGCAGGGATCGCTCGATGAACTCCGCGCGGAGTTCGACGATTCATACAGCCTCGAAGAGATCTTTCTGACGCTGACTGCGGAGCCTGCGAATTGA
- a CDS encoding REP-associated tyrosine transposase, giving the protein MPERRHLKRLGCVYQSHPRYFITTCTYHRRNLLAHSAIHEILREHWAKSLDLYGWPIGSYVIMPDHVHFFCADVGSTTPLSKMIGAWKQWSAKAIGSKIGIQAPLWQREFFDHLIRSDESYSEKWDYIRQNPVRAGLVEDSKDWKYSGHIHYV; this is encoded by the coding sequence ATGCCGGAACGAAGACACCTGAAAAGACTCGGTTGCGTTTATCAAAGCCATCCCCGCTATTTCATTACGACCTGCACCTATCATCGCCGCAATCTCCTCGCTCATTCTGCGATTCATGAAATCCTTCGTGAGCATTGGGCGAAGTCATTGGATCTATACGGGTGGCCCATTGGTTCTTATGTCATCATGCCGGATCATGTGCATTTCTTTTGTGCGGATGTCGGAAGTACAACCCCGCTTTCTAAAATGATCGGCGCATGGAAACAATGGAGTGCCAAAGCAATTGGTTCAAAGATTGGAATTCAGGCACCGCTTTGGCAAAGGGAATTTTTCGATCATCTGATCCGTTCTGATGAATCATATTCCGAAAAATGGGACTATATCCGGCAAAACCCCGTCAGAGCAGGGTTGGTTGAAGATTCCAAGGATTGGAAATATTCCGGGCATATACATTATGTTTGA
- a CDS encoding RNB domain-containing ribonuclease produces MSDLFKPKNLVLFKKAPALVEQVGDKIVIQRAGGKQVKVRPKDIELLHEGPITGLHELDTEPAGNIEEAWELLQGETVSLTELAELIYGEETPATVWFAWQALQENLYFSGTMESVTAQPEAEVAETLAKRRAKAEEAARWTAYLERVKTAAVEPEDFEHLSEVERLAYGRAVTNRTLKELGIEVRPEKAHRLLLQLKIWNETVNPYPAREGCALAEPGLAIPTLPDEEREDLTALASYAIDDDNCSDPDDAISLDGDAIWVHVADAAALIAPESELDVEARARGANLYLPETVIHMLPEGVTEILGLGLAEKSPALSFKITCDDAGTPRCEKMVPSWVAVERLSYAEVDARMEEAPFADLLKFTEKYRARRVAHGATVIDLPEVKLSASVEGGLYNLMGEHALERREAADYSVSVKDLPRLKSRDLVTDAMLMAGEAIALFLMEHEIPAPFASQPPPDEPSTPETMAEKFAYRKKFKRSSLSLEPGLHAGLGIETYTRVTSPLRRYSDLLVHQQLRAWLRGEALISEADMLSRTAQADVGGGSTARAERSSNRHWTLLHMQQQPEKVYRGVLVDKRDDRGTVLIPELAIDAKLRRMDKVELDEEVLVQLTRVDLSDLSFSCRRVMPEREESGAAESE; encoded by the coding sequence ATGTCGGATTTATTTAAACCGAAAAATTTAGTGCTGTTTAAGAAGGCTCCGGCTCTGGTGGAGCAGGTGGGGGATAAGATTGTAATTCAGCGCGCGGGCGGTAAGCAGGTGAAGGTGCGGCCCAAAGATATTGAGCTGCTGCATGAGGGGCCGATCACGGGGCTTCATGAACTGGATACTGAACCGGCGGGAAATATTGAAGAGGCGTGGGAACTGCTGCAGGGCGAGACGGTTTCGCTGACGGAGCTGGCGGAATTGATCTACGGTGAGGAGACGCCGGCGACGGTTTGGTTTGCGTGGCAGGCTCTGCAGGAAAATCTCTATTTTTCAGGAACGATGGAGTCAGTGACGGCGCAGCCGGAAGCGGAGGTGGCTGAGACGTTGGCGAAACGCCGCGCGAAGGCGGAAGAGGCCGCGCGCTGGACGGCTTATCTTGAGCGGGTGAAGACCGCGGCTGTGGAGCCGGAGGATTTTGAGCATCTGAGCGAGGTGGAGCGGCTGGCGTATGGGCGGGCTGTGACGAACCGGACGCTGAAGGAGCTGGGCATTGAGGTTCGGCCGGAAAAAGCGCACCGGCTGCTTTTGCAGCTGAAGATCTGGAATGAAACGGTCAATCCCTATCCGGCGCGCGAAGGGTGCGCGTTAGCGGAGCCCGGGCTGGCCATTCCGACGCTTCCGGATGAGGAGCGCGAGGATCTGACGGCGCTGGCGAGTTATGCCATTGATGATGACAACTGCAGCGATCCGGATGATGCGATCAGTCTGGACGGCGATGCGATCTGGGTGCACGTGGCCGATGCGGCGGCGCTGATTGCTCCGGAATCTGAACTTGATGTCGAAGCGCGGGCGCGCGGCGCAAATCTTTATCTGCCGGAAACGGTGATTCATATGCTGCCGGAAGGGGTGACGGAAATTCTTGGGCTGGGGCTGGCGGAAAAATCGCCGGCACTGTCGTTTAAAATTACGTGTGATGACGCGGGCACACCGCGGTGCGAAAAAATGGTGCCGAGCTGGGTGGCGGTGGAGCGTCTGAGTTATGCCGAGGTGGATGCACGCATGGAGGAGGCGCCGTTCGCGGATCTGTTGAAGTTTACAGAAAAATACCGGGCGCGTCGTGTTGCCCATGGTGCAACGGTGATTGATCTGCCGGAGGTGAAGCTGTCGGCTTCGGTTGAGGGCGGGTTGTATAATCTGATGGGGGAGCATGCGCTGGAACGGAGAGAAGCTGCTGATTATTCGGTGAGCGTGAAAGATCTGCCGCGCCTGAAAAGCCGGGATCTGGTTACCGACGCCATGCTGATGGCGGGTGAAGCCATTGCGCTGTTTTTGATGGAGCATGAGATTCCGGCGCCTTTTGCATCGCAGCCGCCGCCGGATGAGCCGTCGACGCCGGAGACAATGGCGGAAAAGTTTGCGTATCGGAAAAAGTTCAAGCGGTCGTCGCTGTCGCTGGAGCCGGGACTGCATGCGGGACTGGGGATTGAAACGTATACGCGCGTCACCAGCCCGCTGCGCCGCTATTCCGACCTGCTGGTGCATCAGCAACTGCGCGCCTGGCTGCGCGGCGAAGCGTTGATTTCGGAGGCTGATATGCTGTCGCGCACGGCGCAGGCGGATGTCGGGGGCGGGAGTACGGCGCGGGCGGAGCGGTCGAGCAATCGGCACTGGACGCTGCTGCATATGCAGCAGCAGCCGGAAAAGGTGTATCGCGGCGTTCTGGTGGATAAGCGGGATGACCGCGGCACGGTGCTGATTCCCGAACTGGCGATCGATGCCAAACTGCGCCGTATGGATAAGGTGGAGCTGGATGAAGAGGTTTTGGTTCAGCTCACGCGCGTGGATCTGTCCGATTTATCGTTTTCCTGTCGACGGGTGATGCCGGAGCGGGAAGAAAGCGGAGCGGCGGAATCTGAATAG
- a CDS encoding CPBP family intramembrane glutamic endopeptidase: MDNRVSMTGWKGFFRTLKLVLKTARIRAAGRSQRQQQLLYQRTGSHNDALRVLGFLAMLFVMALVHGLAGFSVHYFASEAYRYGLERDGTIIVSPQFYKRLVEFKAADPELEQKEFLTTRDWWLEREADRREERYGGTETGHRDMLVQMIQHRPIEDFGHLPRHYRALHYADRLAPFPLTLASLSALWWFIMLICQGEGLELDIQRRRHPMWEWFFTHPVHPGAVFLAEMLSPLAANPAFLAAPLFPGFLFGLQYGAPAGLLAAIITGIPLSVACACLGKSIEVAVMLRSPVRKRGAVIGLKSWLGYAAFISFLLGTFAAPRIVNAFGFLFYNLTETIPFKFILPIIGSWGSSSSFWLGILFCLLLSLLMIASAVGISVWGTRNGLAGNSDPGEAITNKKSEEIIVKLGRDPLYRKELLWFIRDRSAFIQVFLIPITIAATQMFNMRSLLEHADNTWNTLSGAAVIFGTYFLWILGPKSLTSEGAALWIAQTWPCGMEDLLKAKARLWFMISSIVVGLILLITALRFSSDLWKIGLIGLGWIAFGRSMAEKCVTLVSVTKESGETEKVPAGRQMAAALGMLSFGIGIFTRQWHLACIGIIYSWITAAAMWQNFRAHLPYLYDPWAEKMPPAPTVMHAMIAISVLIEVGAVFTGIFVAASGDGNLTVAGGIAYAIISFIMMFITMAKMGDYYLTPAETWSWNESIDSEHRKKWFWCGDKSRRLAFFNACFTGIGIGLIWAVFAHGYIEVLKYFELLRELISTSENYLQAHKDTRTALILVAVFCTPFAEEYLFRGLLFRALDREWGGWKALLGSAAFFAIYHPPIAWLPVGLMGLINSWLFKHTGRLAPCVLLHMVYNAVVLAW; this comes from the coding sequence ATGGATAACCGGGTTTCCATGACCGGGTGGAAGGGCTTTTTCCGAACCCTGAAACTCGTGTTAAAAACTGCTCGCATCCGGGCGGCCGGAAGGAGTCAACGGCAGCAGCAACTGCTTTATCAGCGGACAGGTTCGCACAATGATGCCCTCCGCGTCCTCGGCTTTCTCGCCATGCTGTTTGTCATGGCGCTCGTTCATGGCCTGGCCGGTTTTTCCGTGCACTATTTCGCCTCCGAAGCCTATCGCTATGGACTGGAAAGAGACGGAACCATCATCGTCAGTCCACAATTCTACAAACGGCTGGTCGAATTCAAGGCGGCCGACCCTGAATTGGAACAGAAGGAATTTCTCACCACACGCGACTGGTGGCTGGAACGCGAGGCCGACAGACGGGAAGAACGCTACGGGGGTACGGAAACTGGACATCGGGATATGCTGGTTCAGATGATCCAGCATAGACCCATTGAAGATTTCGGTCATTTGCCCAGGCACTATAGAGCTTTACATTATGCCGACAGACTCGCGCCCTTTCCATTAACTCTTGCTTCTCTGAGTGCACTATGGTGGTTCATCATGCTGATCTGTCAGGGCGAGGGCCTTGAACTGGATATCCAGCGACGGCGTCATCCGATGTGGGAATGGTTTTTCACCCATCCCGTGCATCCCGGCGCGGTTTTCCTGGCCGAAATGCTTTCCCCCCTGGCCGCAAACCCGGCTTTCCTTGCAGCGCCGCTTTTCCCGGGCTTCCTGTTCGGTCTGCAATACGGAGCTCCGGCCGGATTGCTGGCCGCGATCATCACCGGCATCCCGCTCTCGGTCGCATGCGCCTGCCTAGGAAAATCCATTGAAGTGGCCGTCATGCTCCGCAGCCCTGTTCGTAAGCGCGGAGCGGTTATCGGGCTGAAAAGCTGGCTGGGTTATGCCGCCTTCATCTCTTTCCTGCTTGGCACCTTTGCCGCCCCGCGCATTGTGAATGCATTCGGCTTCCTTTTTTACAACCTCACCGAAACCATACCATTCAAGTTCATCCTTCCAATCATTGGAAGCTGGGGCAGCAGCTCCTCTTTCTGGCTCGGGATCCTTTTCTGCCTTCTTCTCTCCCTCCTGATGATCGCTTCAGCGGTCGGCATCAGCGTTTGGGGAACACGGAACGGGCTGGCCGGCAATAGCGATCCCGGCGAAGCCATAACGAATAAAAAGAGCGAAGAAATCATCGTAAAGCTGGGCCGCGATCCGCTCTATCGTAAAGAGCTTCTGTGGTTCATACGCGACCGGAGTGCGTTCATCCAGGTCTTCCTCATCCCCATCACCATCGCTGCAACGCAGATGTTCAACATGCGTTCATTGCTGGAACACGCCGACAATACATGGAATACGCTTTCCGGAGCAGCCGTCATTTTCGGCACCTATTTCCTTTGGATTCTGGGCCCGAAGTCCCTGACCTCGGAAGGGGCCGCCCTCTGGATTGCCCAAACCTGGCCGTGCGGCATGGAGGATCTGCTGAAGGCCAAGGCCCGGCTCTGGTTTATGATCTCAAGTATCGTGGTCGGCCTTATTCTTCTGATTACCGCCCTGCGATTTTCTTCCGATCTCTGGAAAATCGGATTGATCGGCCTGGGTTGGATCGCCTTCGGGCGGAGTATGGCCGAAAAGTGTGTCACGCTGGTGAGCGTTACCAAAGAGTCCGGCGAAACCGAAAAAGTTCCCGCCGGCCGGCAGATGGCCGCGGCGCTTGGCATGCTCAGCTTCGGTATCGGCATATTCACCCGACAATGGCACCTTGCCTGTATCGGCATCATCTACTCCTGGATCACCGCTGCCGCCATGTGGCAGAACTTTCGCGCGCACCTGCCCTATCTTTATGATCCGTGGGCGGAAAAAATGCCCCCCGCCCCTACAGTGATGCATGCCATGATTGCCATCAGCGTGCTGATCGAGGTCGGCGCTGTTTTCACCGGTATCTTCGTGGCCGCTTCCGGGGATGGAAACCTGACCGTTGCCGGAGGAATCGCCTACGCCATTATTTCTTTCATCATGATGTTCATTACCATGGCCAAAATGGGTGACTACTACCTCACACCCGCTGAAACCTGGTCGTGGAACGAAAGTATCGATTCCGAACATCGGAAAAAATGGTTCTGGTGCGGGGATAAATCCCGCCGCCTCGCCTTTTTCAACGCCTGTTTCACCGGCATCGGAATCGGCCTGATCTGGGCGGTATTTGCCCACGGATATATCGAAGTACTTAAGTATTTTGAACTACTCAGGGAACTAATTTCGACATCGGAAAATTACTTGCAGGCTCACAAAGACACACGGACCGCCCTTATTCTGGTGGCGGTCTTCTGTACGCCCTTTGCCGAGGAATATCTTTTCCGCGGGCTGCTTTTCCGGGCATTAGATAGAGAATGGGGCGGTTGGAAGGCGCTGCTCGGAAGTGCAGCATTCTTTGCCATTTATCATCCGCCAATAGCCTGGCTCCCCGTCGGTCTCATGGGCCTCATAAATTCCTGGCTGTTCAAGCACACCGGCCGCCTTGCCCCGTGTGTGCTTCTGCATATGGTCTACAACGCCGTCGTTTTGGCCTGGTGA
- the hisF gene encoding imidazole glycerol phosphate synthase subunit HisF: MLAKRIIPCLDVTGGRVVKGVNFVDLRDAGDPVECAKAYEAQGADELTFLDITASSDGRDTMVDIVRRCAEQVFMPLTVGGGIRTAPDVRRMLKAGADKVSFNTAAINNPDILNECSESFGAQCTVLAIDARRNGDGTWGVYTHGGRNPTELDAVKWAIEGTQRGAGEILLTSMDCDGCRDGYDLELTRTISEAVNVPVIASGGAGTKQHFVDAVTEGKADAVLAASLFHFGELTVGELKEYMRDKGVEVRL; this comes from the coding sequence ATGCTTGCGAAAAGAATCATACCCTGTCTGGATGTAACCGGCGGTCGTGTTGTTAAAGGGGTTAATTTTGTGGACCTGCGCGATGCGGGCGATCCGGTGGAATGCGCCAAGGCCTATGAAGCGCAGGGTGCGGATGAACTGACTTTTCTGGATATTACGGCGTCGAGCGACGGACGTGATACGATGGTGGACATTGTCCGGCGTTGCGCAGAGCAGGTTTTTATGCCGCTGACGGTCGGCGGGGGGATTCGTACGGCGCCGGATGTGCGGCGTATGCTGAAGGCCGGAGCGGACAAGGTTTCATTCAATACGGCGGCGATTAATAATCCGGATATTCTCAATGAGTGTTCGGAGTCGTTCGGTGCGCAGTGCACGGTGCTGGCCATTGATGCGCGGCGCAATGGCGACGGTACGTGGGGCGTTTATACACACGGCGGCCGGAATCCGACGGAGCTCGATGCCGTGAAGTGGGCGATTGAAGGTACACAGCGCGGTGCGGGCGAAATTCTGCTGACCAGTATGGACTGCGACGGATGCCGCGACGGCTACGATCTGGAACTGACCCGTACGATTTCAGAAGCGGTGAATGTGCCGGTGATTGCTTCGGGCGGTGCCGGAACGAAGCAGCATTTTGTGGATGCCGTAACCGAAGGGAAAGCAGATGCCGTGTTGGCGGCATCGCTGTTCCACTTCGGCGAGCTCACGGTCGGTGAGCTGAAGGAATACATGCGCGACAAGGGTGTGGAAGTACGCCTCTGA
- the dut gene encoding dUTP diphosphatase translates to MHLKIKPLNDAARDVYSDHGHFHEGDAGLDLYVLEDITIEPGETKAIKLGIACEPEDGRAYFLMPRSSISKTPLRLANSVGLIDAGYRGELMAMCDNIKDESYTAEKGQRLFQVVACDCSPIYYEMVDELSETTRGSGGFGSTGK, encoded by the coding sequence ATGCATCTTAAAATCAAACCGCTCAACGACGCCGCGCGCGACGTATATTCCGATCACGGCCATTTTCATGAGGGCGACGCCGGGCTCGATCTCTATGTGCTCGAAGACATCACCATTGAGCCGGGCGAAACCAAAGCGATCAAACTCGGTATTGCCTGCGAGCCGGAAGACGGCCGCGCCTATTTCCTGATGCCGCGCTCGAGCATCTCCAAGACCCCGTTGCGTCTCGCCAATTCCGTCGGACTGATCGATGCCGGCTACCGCGGGGAGCTGATGGCGATGTGCGATAACATTAAAGACGAATCCTACACGGCCGAAAAGGGGCAGCGCCTCTTCCAGGTTGTCGCCTGCGACTGCTCGCCGATCTATTACGAAATGGTGGACGAGCTTTCCGAAACCACCCGCGGATCGGGAGGATTCGGCAGTACGGGAAAATAA
- the radC gene encoding RadC family protein, translated as MEKMPMHEEVSYSVKHDALRVCDMPAQLRPREEFERVGAENVSDAVLLALILRTGTKGMNVVEVSQRLLSSFGSLTALAKASEKEIQSINSIGPVKAQMIKAAMELAQRLTRESVGESPMVVTPEQAAAVLRERARILQKEVFWALMLDAKNRLIGEPQKISEGTLTSSLVHPRELFKKALELSCASMILAHNHPSGDPTPSAEDIKVTRQLIGAGEVMGIKVLDHIVIGHRRTNSNTDFLSLREAGLVRFN; from the coding sequence ATGGAGAAAATGCCGATGCATGAAGAGGTCTCTTATTCCGTAAAACACGACGCGCTGCGGGTCTGCGATATGCCGGCACAGCTCCGCCCGCGCGAGGAATTTGAGCGGGTCGGGGCGGAGAATGTTTCCGATGCGGTGCTGCTGGCTCTGATTCTCCGGACCGGGACCAAAGGCATGAATGTGGTTGAGGTGTCGCAACGTCTGCTTTCTTCCTTTGGATCGCTTACGGCACTGGCCAAAGCTTCGGAGAAAGAAATTCAGTCCATCAACAGCATCGGACCCGTCAAAGCCCAGATGATTAAGGCGGCCATGGAGCTGGCGCAGCGTTTGACGCGAGAGAGCGTCGGAGAAAGCCCGATGGTGGTGACGCCTGAGCAGGCGGCGGCTGTATTGCGGGAACGCGCGCGCATTCTGCAGAAAGAAGTATTCTGGGCGCTGATGCTCGATGCCAAAAACCGTTTGATCGGCGAGCCGCAGAAAATCAGCGAAGGCACGCTGACCAGCAGTCTGGTACATCCCAGAGAGCTGTTTAAAAAAGCCCTTGAACTGTCCTGTGCCTCCATGATTCTCGCGCACAATCATCCGTCCGGCGACCCAACGCCCTCGGCGGAAGACATCAAAGTCACCAGGCAGCTGATCGGTGCCGGCGAGGTGATGGGCATCAAGGTGCTGGATCACATCGTCATCGGTCATCGCCGCACAAATTCGAATACCGATTTTCTCAGCCTGCGCGAAGCCGGGTTGGTTCGATTCAATTAA